Genomic window (Thermoproteales archaeon):
TGCCATAACTTTGGAAGATATTGTAACTGAATTTGGAAAAATTGACTTGTTAAAATTAGACATAGAGGGGGCAGAATTTAAAATTTTAAGAAACTTTGATTTAGTTTCAGATATGGTGGATTATATAGTAATGGAAGTCCATATGAAATATGGTAATATTAATAAAATTGTGGAGACCCTTTCAAAACTTAGATATGAGGTTCAGAAGTTCTATCCGCCCCTTGTAAAGAAGTGTAGTAATTCATCATTAAAAGTTGAGAATTTAACACGATTAAAGCTGTTTCGAAAGTCACTATATTTATTATACTTCCTAACTAAAAGTGATTATCGCTCACCACGTTTCATATTTTCTAACAAAAATGCGATGCTTCTATTCGCAATTCCAAAAAGGTAAACCCATTAAAGTGAAGAAGCCTACCTAAGCCCGAGGAGAGACTTAAGGCGATAGGCCCCCCAAGTACACTCTTAACGTCCCCCACTTAGTGCGAAACTTAAGCAAGTTATGTATAAAAGTAGAGGGGTTGCATAGCCGAAGCTCCTAAGATGTATATTATTATTTTAAGCTGAAAGATAATGATCCTAAAAATGCTCTTCAAAGGAAAAATATCAAAGTTAGCTCTTAAGAAGTGAGATTATGGAATGATATCCACGAGAGAAGTAATTAAGAAATAATCATTACTGGGTGGTATTCTTGAGTATTATAAAAGACTATCCCTTGGTTTCTGTGATAATTTCAACCTATAATTCTAATGAGTTTGTTGAAGGGTATCTCTGGTCGATTAAGAATCAGACTACAAGAATACAGAAATTATTATAGTTGATAAGGGCTCAAAAGATCATACTGTTTCTGTTGTCAAAAAGTACACGAATAGATTTTATATTACTTCTGCAAGTAAATAGAGCGAACATAATAGATTTGAAGCGAAAAAAGCAAAAGAAAATATTTAAGAGAATATTTGTTGTATTTATGGATATAAGAAAATAATGGTTCACTAGTAAAATTCATTTTGAAGGGGGCGTTATATGACGCGCTCATGGATTGATACGCTCAGGCACAAAATCAAAAACAACTCTGCAATAATTGGAGTTGTTGGTTTAGGATATGTAGGGCTACCCCTAGCAGTTGCATTTTCAAAAAAATTTAGGGTTATAGGATATGACATAAATACTGAAAAAATTGATCTCCTAAAGAATAAAAAATCATATATTGAAGACGTTTCGGACTATGAAATTAATCTAGATACGCTATATCCTACAAACAACCCAAATGATCTCAGAAATTGTGACTTTATTATAATCACAGTACCCACACCTTTAAGAGAGGATAAAACCCCTGATCTATCATATATAAAAGCCGCCGCCAAAACAATAGGTAGAATCCTTAAACCAGGACAATTTGTTATTTTAGAAAGTACTACCTATCCAGGGACTACTGAGGAATTACTAGTTCCAATTCTCGAAGAAGAAAGTGATCTTACTGTGGTTAAAGATTTTGGTGTTGCTTACTCTCCCGAAAGAGTTGATCCTGGCAATAAAAACTATAGAATTGAGAATACCCCCAAAGTCGTTGGAGGCTTAACTCCAGAATTTACGGAGACTGCAGCAATGCTATATAAAACTATAATTGAAAGAGTTGTTACTGTTAGAGATTGTAAGACTGCAGAGGCAGTCAAGATGCTTGAGAATGTATTTAGGAATGTAAATATAGCCCTGGTAAATGAAATGTCCTTGATTTTCGAAAAAATGGGAATAGATATTTGGGAGGTTATCGAAGCTGCAAAAACGAAGCCTTATGGTTTTATGGCATTTTATCCGGGACCAGGAGTTGGCGGTCATTGTATTCCTTTGGATCCTTTCTACTTGTCATATATCTCGAAGAGATACGGAATAATTCCAAGATTTATCGAAACTGCTGGAGAAATAAATAGTTATATGCCCATTCATGTCGTTAATTTAACTGAAAAAGGATTGAGGATACTGGGAAAGACGATAAAAAACGCAAGAGTTGCGGTATTAGGTCTCGCTTATAAAGCAGATATCAGCGACACCAGAGAATCCCCTACTATCAGAATAATAGAGGAGCTCATAGAAAGAGGAGCTAAAGTGAAGGTTTATGATCCTTGCGTAAGTCAGATAGAGACGAGATTTGGCACATTTCGCTCTGAAGACTTGAGAGAAATTATAGCGTGGGCAGATGCAATAATACTTGCAGTGAATCATAGTTATTTTATAAAAACTCTTCCAAATTTGCTTACTGAGATTAGCAGTAAAAAACGTATAGCCATAGTAGACGCGAAAAACATCCTGTCCAAACCGCCTAAGAGCTCCGTATATATTAAACTTGGGTCAGGACGTGATTTTTATGAACGTAACAGTTGGGATCCCTGTTTATAATGAAGGGCCTAATATCTTAAGGCTTGTTAAGTCTATAATGATGCAAGATATCTATATAGATAAAATCATTATTGTAGATGATGGATCAAACGACATCACAAGAAAACTTCTCGAATATATTAAAAAACTATATCCACAACAAGTTGACATTATTAGATTACCAGAAAACAGGGGAAAAGCCAATGCACTTAATATTATATTTAAACATGCAACTTCTAAATACTTGGTTTTGCTTGATTCGGATGTATACTTACACTCAGAAAATACGATTACCAAGTTAATAGAATGCGCAGAAAAATACAATGCACAGTTAGTATGTGGATGGTACATCATTAAGATAAAAAATAATAAAAGCATTGTCCAAAGGGCATACAGATTTTCTAGTAGACTTTTATATGAAATTGCAAAAAAGTGCAACCATGGTATTACTGCAACCGGTGCTGTAATGTTACTGAAGAAAGAGCTCTACTCGAAATTGCTACTTCCTCCGAATCTTATTAGGGTTGATGCCTACATATATCTTGCAACTATTAAGGGAGGCATGCGATTTAAAAGTTGCCCAAATGCTTTAGTAACAATACAACTTACTGGGAACGAAACTATGAAACAATTCATATACAGACAAGAAAGAGTTAAAACGGTTCCTGCAGCACATTTGCATTTATTTGGAGAGCTTGCCAAAAAAAAGCTTAACTATCCTCCATTAGGAATAACAGTAAATTCTTTTATAAAAACATTTGTACGATCTCCTATAGACGGAATAAGCTGGGCAATTTTGAAGCTTATTTCTTGGGTTTACAGGAAAATTTTCAAAATAGAGGTATATGATATCTGGAGGAAATATGAGAAGTAATTATGATTTAAATTATTAGATTGGATTCGATACTCAATGAAAAAGCGATAAGTTAAGACTAAAGATTTTAACTTTTGATAGTTTTTGATGTCCTTTTAAATGCTTCTTCTAACCTTTTTGTCCATCTATCGCCTCTTTCCTTTCTCCAGTTGTAGAAGACATAAAAAAGATTCAAGATAAATGTTGTTAACGAAATCGTTAAT
Coding sequences:
- a CDS encoding FkbM family methyltransferase, whose amino-acid sequence is MYESISSDAHSAVSKRGRSFIVNAITLEDIVTEFGKIDLLKLDIEGAEFKILRNFDLVSDMVDYIVMEVHMKYGNINKIVETLSKLRYEVQKFYPPLVKKCSNSSLKVENLTRLKLFRKSLYLLYFLTKSDYRSPRFIFSNKNAMLLFAIPKR
- a CDS encoding nucleotide sugar dehydrogenase — its product is MTRSWIDTLRHKIKNNSAIIGVVGLGYVGLPLAVAFSKKFRVIGYDINTEKIDLLKNKKSYIEDVSDYEINLDTLYPTNNPNDLRNCDFIIITVPTPLREDKTPDLSYIKAAAKTIGRILKPGQFVILESTTYPGTTEELLVPILEEESDLTVVKDFGVAYSPERVDPGNKNYRIENTPKVVGGLTPEFTETAAMLYKTIIERVVTVRDCKTAEAVKMLENVFRNVNIALVNEMSLIFEKMGIDIWEVIEAAKTKPYGFMAFYPGPGVGGHCIPLDPFYLSYISKRYGIIPRFIETAGEINSYMPIHVVNLTEKGLRILGKTIKNARVAVLGLAYKADISDTRESPTIRIIEELIERGAKVKVYDPCVSQIETRFGTFRSEDLREIIAWADAIILAVNHSYFIKTLPNLLTEISSKKRIAIVDAKNILSKPPKSSVYIKLGSGRDFYERNSWDPCL
- a CDS encoding glycosyltransferase family 2 protein; the protein is MNVTVGIPVYNEGPNILRLVKSIMMQDIYIDKIIIVDDGSNDITRKLLEYIKKLYPQQVDIIRLPENRGKANALNIIFKHATSKYLVLLDSDVYLHSENTITKLIECAEKYNAQLVCGWYIIKIKNNKSIVQRAYRFSSRLLYEIAKKCNHGITATGAVMLLKKELYSKLLLPPNLIRVDAYIYLATIKGGMRFKSCPNALVTIQLTGNETMKQFIYRQERVKTVPAAHLHLFGELAKKKLNYPPLGITVNSFIKTFVRSPIDGISWAILKLISWVYRKIFKIEVYDIWRKYEK